The Silvibacterium dinghuense DNA window GTAAGAACCGGGTGATTGTCTTATCTCAGCTTGTCCAGAAACGCCTTGTCTTCCTTCGACAGCGCCGCTTTTTCAAGCAGGTCAGGCCGATTGCGCAGCGTTTTTTCGAGCGCCCGCTCACGCCGCCACTTGCGGATGGCCGCATGGTCGCCACCGGCCAGAACCTCGGGCACGGCGAGGCCGCGGAACTCCGGGGGGCGCGTGTAGTGCGGATAATCCAGGAGCCCACCCGAGCCATGCGTCGAACGGGGAACCTCACCGCTCCCACCGCCCGGTGCGGGAAACTGCTCATCGCCATCGCCGAAGCTCTCGTAGGCGCTCGAATCCTGGTTGCCGAGCACGCCCGGGATCAACCGCATCACCGCATCGATGATGACCGCCGCACCCAGCTCGCCGCCCGAGAGCACGTAGTCGCCGATCGAGAGCTCGCGATCGCAGGCCAGCTCGTTCACCCGCTCATCTACGCCTTCGTAGCGGCCGCACAGCAGCACCACGCGCTCCAGCCGCGACAACTCCCGCGCCACCGGCTGCGTAAATCGCGAACCCTGCGCCGACAGCAGGACCACCGTCTCGCGCGACGGATCACGCTCCGCCTTGGCCGCAATGCCCAGCGATTCCACCGCATCCATCATCGGTTCGGGCTTCAGCACCATGCCCTCGCCGCCGCCGAAGGGGCGGTCGTCGACAGTGCGATGCCGGTCGTGCGTGAAGCCGCGCAGGTCGTGCGTGTGGGCCTCGATGAGCCCATGCGCCATGGCCC harbors:
- the trmD gene encoding tRNA (guanosine(37)-N1)-methyltransferase TrmD; amino-acid sequence: MRFDIITIFPDFFTGIFGHGVMKRAMAHGLIEAHTHDLRGFTHDRHRTVDDRPFGGGEGMVLKPEPMMDAVESLGIAAKAERDPSRETVVLLSAQGSRFTQPVARELSRLERVVLLCGRYEGVDERVNELACDRELSIGDYVLSGGELGAAVIIDAVMRLIPGVLGNQDSSAYESFGDGDEQFPAPGGGSGEVPRSTHGSGGLLDYPHYTRPPEFRGLAVPEVLAGGDHAAIRKWRRERALEKTLRNRPDLLEKAALSKEDKAFLDKLR